The Sphingomonas naphthae nucleotide sequence GTCGGCGGCGTCGCGCAGGCGCGCCATGACGGCCTCGCCATCCTCGCCGGGGACGGTGCGGAGTTCGATATCGAGCGCGCAGCTGTCGGGCACGATGTTGAGCGCGGTGCCGCCCCGGATCGTGCCGACATGGAGCGTGGAGAAGGGCACCTCGAAGGCGTCGTCGCGCCGGCCGTCGCGCGCCAGCCGCTCCTGCTCGGCCCGCGCGGCCGTCACGAAATCGGCGGCGAGGTGGATGGCGTTGAGGCCGAGGTGCGGCAGCGCCGAATGGGCCGCGCGGCCGGCGCAGGTGACGCGTGCGGCCAGCTTGCCCTTGTGCCCGGTGGCGAGGCGCATCGAAGTGGGCTCGCCGACGAGGCAGAAGAGCGGGCGGACGGGGAGACGCTCCAGCTCGTCGAGGAGCGAGCGGACGCCGACGCAGCCGACCTCCTCCTCGCACGACAAGGCCAGATGCAGCGGCGCGCGCAGGTCGGCGGCGCGCTCCGACGCACGCAGGAAGGCGGCGATCGCGCAGGCGACGAAGCCCTTCATATCTGCGGTGCCGCGTCCGAACAGCCGGTCGCCCTGCCGTGTCAGGGCGAAGGGCGGCATGGTCCAGGGCTGGCCGGCGACGGGGACGACATCGCTATGGCCCGACAGCACGATGCCCGGCCGGTCCGCCGGGCCGAGCGTGGCCCACAGGTTCCAGCTTCCCGGCAGCGGCCCGGTGATGCGGGTGACGCTCGCCCCCGCCGCGCGCAGCAGCCCCTCGACATGGTCGATCAGCTCCGCGTTCGGCGTACCGCTGACGGTGGGAAAGGCGATCAGCCGTTCGAGGATGTCGATGCTGGTCATGGTCATCCTCAATAGCCCCGGCTGCGGCTGACGGTGCCGATCGCGGGCAGCCCGGCGCTCACCCGCCGGACATTCTCCGCGATCTGCACCGCCGCCGTCTCGGGCAGCGCGACGGACGCCAGATGCGGCGTCACCAGCACGCCCGGCATAGCCCAGAGCGGGCTATCCCTGGCCAGGGGCTCGGCGGCGAACACGTCGAGCGTGGCCGATCCGATCCGCCCCGAAAAGAGCGCGGCGATCAGCGCATTCTCGTCCACGACCTGCCCGCGCGAGACGTTCACGAAGGCGGCGCCCGGCTTCATCGCGGCGAAGCGATCCGCATCGAGCAGCCCGCGCGTCTCCACAGTCAGCGGCAGGAGCGATACGAGGATGTCGGCGCCCGCCAGTACCGTATCGAGCGTGTCGCGGCCGTGATGCGTGGTCACGCCTTCGATCCGCTTGGGGCTGCGCGACCAGCCGTGGACGGTGAAGCCTAGCCGCGCCACCTCGGCGGCGGCCAGCGCGCCCAGTTCGCCGAGGCCGAGGATGGCGACGGTGATGTCGCGCGCCGGGCGCGGGTGGCGGTAGGTCCATTCGGCCTGCCGCTGGGCGATCTCGAAATGGGGGATGTCGCGGGCGTGGCGCAGCACCGCGAACAGCACGAAATTGGCCATCATCCGGCCCATTTCGGGATCGGACAGGCGGGTGATCGGCACGTCGCCGATGTCCTCGCGCGCCACCAGCCGATCGACCCCCGCCCCCAGATTCACGACCAGCGCGAGGTTGGGGAAGCGCGCGAAGAAGCCCGGCGGCGGTTTCCAGACGAGCGCGGTGCGGACCCGTTCGGGATCGGTGACGGCATCGGCCGGCGATATCTCCACGTCGGGCAACAGCGGCGCCAGCGCCTCGGCCCAGGGCGCGAACGGGTCGACCGCGCTGTAGAAAGCGAGGATGTCGCGCATCTAGCCCACGTAGCCGGGGTTCAGCCGGTCAAGCCGGCGCTTCATCGCCACCAGATGCGGGCGCGCGGCATAGCGCCGCTCCTCGACCATCTGTTCGGCCGCCAGCCGCACGGTCGCCGCGTCGATCAGGCGGAGCGGGCCGCCGGCGTTGCGCGCGAGCCACTGGTCGCGCGCCGCCACCTCGAAATAATGGAGGTCGTAGAGGCAGTCCGCCACGGTCGGGCCGATCGCCATCACGCCGTGATTGGCCATCAGCAGCAGATCCTTGTCCGCCAGCGCCTGCGCCACCGCATCCGCCTCGCCGCCGTCCAGCACGAGGCCGCCATAGCGGGTAAGATAGGCCGTCCGCTCGATGAAGCGCATCGCGCTCTGGTTGACGGGCAGCAGGCGCATGTCCTCCAGCGCGGACTGGGCGGTGGCATAGGGCATGTGACTGTGCATCACGCAATGCGCGCGCGGCACCGCCCGATGGATGCGCGAATGGATCTCGAACGCGGTCGGCTCCCAATGCCCCTCGCCCGCGACGATCCGCCCGGCGAGATCGACCTTGATGAGGCTGTCGGCGGTCACTTCCTCGAACAAGGGGCCGAAGGGCTTGAGCAGAAAATGGCCCGGCTCGCCCGGCACCGCGCAGGAGAAATGGTTGAACAGCCCGTCGTCCAGCCCCTCCAGAGCGGCGATGCGATAGGCCGCCGCGAGGTCGATCCGCGCGGCGCGCTCGCCCTCCCCCATCGCCGCGCTCACGGCGCGACGGTCTCATCGGCGAGGATGCGGGCGTTGATGGCGTCAATCGTCGGCTGCGCCTCGGCACGGGTGATGCGCTGGCGCAGGCGCCGGTCGAGCGTCGTCAGGATGCCGAAGAAGGAGGAGCGGCAATGTTCGAGCATCTGCCCCGCCTCGGCCTCGCCGATGCCCAGCCGGTCGCGCAGGAAGGCGTTGAAGCCGTCGCGCGCGGCGGGCGTGTCGAGCACGATCGCGGGCTGCGTATCCCAGGCGATGAGACGATAGCGGGCGACGGCCGAGCGCGTCTCGAGCGGCGCCTCCAGCCGGATATCGCGCGACGAGGCGCCGACCTCGATCACGACATCGTCCTGATCGAGAATCCACGCCTGCCGGACGGGATCGTAATAGCGCAGGTCGTCGGCCGGGATGGCGATCTCGACGCGGCGGGTCTCGCCGGGCGCGATCGCGACCTTGGCGAAGCCCTTCAGTTCGTGGACCGGTCGGTGCAGGCGCGGCTTGCCGTAGCGGACGTAGATCTGGGCGATCTCCTGCCCCGCGACGTCGCCCGCGTTGGTGATGTCGAACGCGACGGTGAGCGTCTCGCCGTCGCGGATCATGGCGCGGTCGAGCGAGAGGTTGTCGTAGCGGAAGCGGGTGTAACTCAGGCCGTGGCCGAAGGGGAACAGCACCGGCATCGCGCGGCTGTCGTAGCTGCGATAGCCGACGTGCAGCCCCTCGCTATAGACATGATCGCCATTCTCGCCGGGGTAGGTGAGATAGCCCGGAATATCGCGGATCGAGAGCGGGAAGCTGCTGGTCAGCTTGCCCGAGGGATTGACCTTGCCGAACAGGATGTCGGCCAGACCACCGCCCATCGCCTGACCCGACAGGAAGGTCTCGATCACGGCGGGCACGGCATCGATCCACGGCATCACCACCGCGTCGGGGCTGGCCAGCACCACCACCGTCGCGGGATTGGCGGCGGCGACCGCGGCGATGAGGTCGTCATGGCCGGGGGCGAGCGCGAGGGTGGTGCGATCGGAACCCTCGCCGTCCCAGCCCACTTCGGTGTTGGCGAAGAGGATCACCACGTCGGCGCCGGCCGCCCCCGCGACCGCCTCGGCGATCAGCGCGTCGCGCTCGGCGGCGTCCTCGGTCGTGCCGGCGAAATGCTCCACCGTGACGCCCTCGCCGGCCAGCGCGCGGATTTCGTCGAGCGGGATATCGACCTGCGTCGGCGTGGTGGTGGCGCAGCCCGAGCCCTGGATCACCGCCTCGACCGCGCCCGCGCCGATCACGACGATGCGCCGCGCGGTGGCGGCGATCGGCAGCAGCGCGCCCTCGTTCTTGAGCAGCACCATCGACTCGCCCGCGATCCGGCGCGCCAGCGCATGATGGGCGGCGGGGTCGAGCGGCAGCGCGGGCAGCGCCTCGCCCTGCTTGCAGCGGCGGACCAGTTCCAGCACGCGCAGGCACGCCCGGTCGACGATCGCCATCGACACCGCGCCCGTCTCCACGGCGGCGCGCAGATCGGCAAGCCGCGTCTCGCTCTCCGGCATGTCGAGGTCGTTGCCGGCGATCAGCGCGGCGGCGCGATCCTTGATGCCGTGCCAGTCGGACATGACCAGCCCGGCGAAACCCCATTCGCCGCGCAGCACGTCATCGAGCAGCCAGCCATTCTCGGCCGCCTGCACGCCGTTGAGCCGATTGTAGCTGCTCATCACGGTCCAGGGATCGCTCCTGGTGATCGCCCGCTCGAAGCCGCGCAGGTAGATTTCGCGCAGCGCGCGCATGTCCACCACCGAATTCATGCTCGTCCGCTCGATCTCGCAATTGTTGCAGGCGAAATGCTTGAGCGAGGCGCCGACGCCCTGCCCCTGAAGACCGAGGATCAAAGCGGCGGCGATGTCGCCGCTGACGACGGGATCTTCCGAATAATATTCGTAGGTGCGGCCGCCGAGCGGCGTGCGGCGGATGTTGATGCCCGGCCCGAGCAGGATGTTGACCCCCATAGCGCGACATTCGATGCCGAGCGCGCGGCCCATCGCCTCGGTCAGCTCGACATCCCACGAACAGCCGAGCGCCGATCCATTGGGGAAGCAGGTCGCGGGCTTCATCACGCCCCAGGCGGTCTCCACCTCCTGCGCCTTGCGGTTGACGACCGAGAGGAAACCCTCGAAATCCTGGCCCGCTTCCTCGTCGCCGTCGATCTGCGGGATCGAATAGCGCACGCCATAGGTGCCGTCGGTCATCACCACCGCCGGGATGCCGAGCCGCTCGACGGCGTGGGTGCGCCACATGCGGTGGCCGGTCAGCAGATCGACCTTCTCGTCGATCGTCAGGTCGGCGACGAGCGCGACGAGGTCGGCGCTTTCAAAGGATGACGTCACGGGGGATTACTCCGGTAGGATCAGCAGCGAAGGCCGGTGTCGGCCGCGAAGACGGACGCGCGCGCGGCGTCGAAGGTGATGGCGAGCCGGTCGCCGGGCGACGGCGCCCGATCGGAGGGCACGCGGACGGAAATCATCTGCTCGCCCAGCTTCAGCCAGACGAGCGTATCGGCGCCCATCGGCTCGATCAGCGCGATCTCGACAGGATTGGCGGCGGCGAAGGCGGAGGCGGGCGCGAATTCAGTGGCTTCGGGGCGGAGGCCGAGGATGATCTCGTCGCCCGCGACCGGCGGCTTGCGGAAGGGATAGCCGGCGAGCGACAGGCGGATGCCGTCTGCGGTGTGGAGCGCGCCCTGCCCTTCGGCCACGAAGCGCCCCCGCACGAAGTTCATCGCAGGCGAACCCACGAAGCCGGCGACGAACATCGTCTCGGGCTTCTCATACAGGGTGCGCGGATCGGCATATTGCTCGACCACGCCGCCGCGCAGCACCGCGACGCGGGTGGCCAGGGTCAGCGCCTCGACCTGATCGTGGGTGACATAGACCATCGTGGTGCCGAGCGTGCGGTGGATCTTCTTCAGCTCCATCCGCATCTCGGTCCGCAGTTTGGCGTCCAGGTTGGAGAGCGGCTCGTCGAACAGGCAGATGTCCGCCTCGCGCACCAGCGCCCGGCCGATGGCGACGCGCTGGCGCTGGCCGCCCGAGAGCGCCGCCGGCTTGCGATCGAGCAAAGCGGTGATCTGGAGCAGTTCGGCCACCCGATCGACCCGCCAGGCGATCTCGTTGCGCGAGACTTTGGCGACCTTCAGGCCGAAGGACAGGTTCCCCCGCACCGTCATGTTCGGGTAGAGGGCGTAGGATTGAAACACCATGCCGATGCGCCGCCGCGCGGCATCGACATGGGTGACATCCTCGCCGCGCATGTGGATCGATCCGCCGTCGACCGTCTCCAGCCCGGCGATGGCCGACAGGAGCGTCGATTTGCCGCAGCCGGACGGCCCGAGCAGGACGGTGAATTCGCCCGGCTCGATCTCCAGGCTGGTATCCTTCAGCACCATCGTGGCGCCATAGGCCTTGGAAAGATTGCGGATCGAAATGCCGCCGGTGGTGGCCCTGTTGACGGGGTTCATCATGTTCATCCCTTGACCGCCCCGGCAGCGATACCGCGAACGAAGTAGCGCCCCGACAGGAAATAGACCGCGAGCGGCGGAAGCCCCGCCAGCAGGGTCGCGGCCATGTTGACGTTATAGCGCGCCTCGCCCGTCTCGGTGTTGACGATATTGTTGAGGAGGACGGTGACCGGCGTATTGCCCGTGCCGCCCAGCACGAGGCCGAAGAGATAATCGTTCCAGATCGCCGTGGTCTGCATGATCGCCGCGACGACGAGGATGCTGGGCGACAGCGGCAGGATCAGCTGGAAGAAGATGCGGTAGAAGCCCGCCCCGTCGATCCGCGCCGCCTGCACGATCTCGTGCGGGAGGGCCGCGTAGAAGGTGCGGAAGATCATCGTGAGGATCGGCTGGCCGAGCAGGATGTGGATCAGCACCAGCCCGCCGATCGTGCCGTACAGATCGAACAGCCCGAGGGTATGGACGATCGGATAGAGCAGGGCCTGATAGGGCACGAAGGCGCCCAGCAACAGCACGGCGGCGAGCTTGTCGGCATGCGGCACCGTCCAGCGCGCCAGCGCGAAGCCGTTGATCGCGGCCAGGAACACCGATCCCAGCACCGCCGGCACCACGATCTGGAAGGAGGTGACGAAACCCGGCTTCAGCCCCTCGCAATAAGCGCCGGTGCAGGCATGGCTCCACGCATCGCGCCAGGCCGACAGGTCGATCTGATGGGGCAGCGAGAAGATCGACCCCTGACGGATTTCCGCCATCGTCTTGAACGAGGTCGCCACCATCACGAACAGGGGCGCGGCAAAGGCCAGCGCCAGCACGATCAGCGCGGCATAAAGCAGGATGCGCCCGCCGATACCGCCCCGGCTCGCCATCGCGGGGGTCATTTCGGCTGCCTCCGCTGATAGAGGTAGAAGGGCACGAGGGCGGCGGCGACGATCAGCAGCAGCATCACGGCGGCGGCCGATCCGAGCGCGACATTGCCGCGCTCGAACATCGCATCCACCACGAACTTCGCGGGCAGATCGGTCGAGGTGCCGGGGCCACCGCGCGTCATGGCGATGACGAGATCGTAGGCCTTCACCACATGGGTCACCAGCAGCACGACGCAGGTGGCGACGGTGGCGCGCATCGAGGGCAGGACGACGCTGGCATAGACCCGCCACACCGGAATGCCCTCGATCCGCGCGGCGCGCCAGATTTCGGGATCGATGCCGCGCAGGCCCGCCAGCAGGATCGCCATCACATAGCCGGAGGCATGCCAGACGCCCGCGAACACCAGCGTGTAGATCGCCCGGTCCGGCCGGCCGATCCAGTCGAAGGTGAAGCTCTGCCAGCCGAGGTCGCGGACGAATTGCTGCACGCCGGTCGAGGGGTTGAGCAGCCATTGCCACACCACGCCGGTGACGATGAAGGACATCGACAGCGGATAGAGATAGATGGTGCGGAAGATGCTCTCGCCGCGCGCCTGCCGGTCGAGCAGGATGGCCAGTGTACCGCCCAGCAGTAGGGTCAGCACGATATAGCCCGATCCGAAGATCAGCATGTTGGCGACCGACGTGTGCCAGCGATCCATCGACCACAGGCGGATATAATGGCCGATCCCGACCAGCCGGTAATTGGGAATCAGGTTGGAATCGGTGAAGCTGATGTAGATCGTCCACAGGATGCTGCCATAATAGGTCAGCAGCACCAGCAGGATCGCGGGCACCAGGATCAGGCCCGGCCCGGCGCTGTAGCCGCCCTCACGCCGCATCGTGGATCACCTTGGCCATGGATCGGATCGCCGCGTCGGTCGAAAGCGAGCGCACCCAATATTGGGCGATGATGTCGCGCAATTCGCCTTCGGTATCGCTGTCCCACGCCAGCAGCCCGTTAGGCACCGGGGAATCGGGATCGGCGAGCGTTTCGGCCGCGAATCTGGTGCAGGCGTCGGCGTGGATCGGCTGCACGTCGAGCCGGGCGGGCACGCCGCCCTTCTTCGCGCTGAACCGCTGGATCAGGGCGGGATCGTTCAGCACGTCGAGCAGCATCTCGCGCGCGGCGCGCCCGCGATCGCCCCGGCCGAGCGGGAAGACGAGGGATTCGCCGTAAATGATATAGGCGCCGCGCGTGCCGGGGGTGGGGACGCAGGCGAAGTCGCGCCCCGCCTGCTGCCCGGCGGCGATGAATTCCGCCTTGGTCCAGTCGCCGCCGATCTGCATCGCCGCCTTGCCGGCGATCACCATGCCCGACGCGGCATTCCAGGTGCGCGACGAAACGCCGGCGTCCACCTCGTCGCGCAGCCGGCCGAAGATGTCGAACACCCGGCGCATGGTCGGGCTGGAGACGGCGGAAGCGTCGTGACGATCCATCACGCGGCGGTAGAAGGCCTTGCCGCCCACCCCCAGCATGACGTTGTAGAACACCAGCGTCTGGGTCCACGCCTCGCCCGAGAAGGCGAGCGGCACGAAGCCTTTCGCCCGCAGCCGGGCGGCGATGTCGAAGAATTCGTCCCAATTCTCAGGGGGCTTCGCGTCGATCGCGTCGAGCGCCTGGCGCGAGATGAAGAGCCAGTTGCCGCCGTGGATCGCCAGCGGCTCCATCACGATATGGCCGTTGGCCTGCATCTGGCGGTAGATGTAGGGGGAATAGCGGCCCTGCCAGCCTTCGCGCCGGGCGCGGGCGTCGAGCGGCTCCAGCACGCCCTGCTTGCCGAAATCCTGCACCGCGCGGCTCATCGCCCATTGCATCGCGGTCGGCGGCTGGCCCCCGGCGATGCGGCTGATCGCGAGCGCGCGGCCGGCGTGGATGCCGGTGACGGCGGTTTCGGTCCAGCGGCCGCCGCGCTTCTCGTAGGCGGCGACGATCTCGTGGATGGCGGCGGATTCACCGCCGCTCGTCCAGCTGTGGATCACCTCGGCCACGGGCCTGCCGTCGTCCTTGCGCCCGCATCCCGCGAGGCACAGCGCCAGAGCCGTGACGAAGCCGGCCCCCGCCCGCCGCCGCGATGTCATCCCATCACCCTTCGATATCCGGTCGGTCGCCGCCGCACCCCGAGGGTCAGGATGCGGCGGCGGGCCATCAGAAGTTGACCGTGACGCGGCCACCGAAGGTGCGCGGCGGGGCATATTGATAGACATAGGCCGATCGCGTGGCACCGGTCGGATCGAAAGCATAGCTCAGGATCAGCTTATCCTCGATATTGCGCACGAACGCATCCACCTGCCACGCGCCGCTGCGCGGCTTGTAGGTGAGGGTGAAATCGGAGCGGTGGTAGCCGCCCTGGCGATCGGTGCCCCGGTTGAAGAAGGTGAAGTAGGTCTCGGATTCGATGTGCGTCTGGAGGCGCGGGGTGAGCGTGCCCGACGCCAGCTCGAAATCGTGGCTGTAGCCCAGATTGACCGACCAGCGCGGCGCCTGCGGCGGGGTGTTGCCCGCCAGCTGGGTGTTCACGCCGTTAAAGAGCACCGCGAAGTTGGTATATTCGGCATGGGTGTAGCCGACGAAGGCATCGAAGCGATCGGCCGGGGTCGCCAGCCAGTTCAGCTCGACCTCGGCGCCTTTGTACCTCGACTTGCCGGCATTGACGACGAGGTTGCGGGCGGTGCCGTTGATGTTGACCGACTGGGTGACCTGCTGGTCCGAATAATCATACCAGAAGGCCGCCAGATTCACCTGGAGCGTGTTGCCGAAGAAGCGGTTCTTCGATCCGATCTCGTAAGCGGTGATCTTTTCGGGATCGTAGCTCGCCAGATCGGTGAAGCCGCCATCCTTGAAGCCCGTGTCGAACTTCGCATAAAGCAGGTGGCGCGGCGTCGCCTGCCAGTTGAGGCCGGCATGGTAGGTCCAGATCTTGGACGCCGCATCGCTCGCCTGCTGGGTCGTGGTGTAGTTGATCGCACCCGTGCTGTAGAAGGCATTGGTGTTGGTGATCTGGTTGAAACCCGTGCGGTGCTTGTCGTTATCCGAATAGCGCGTGCCGGCCTCCACCTCGACCGTGTCGGTCAGCTTGTAGCCGACCTGGCCGAACAGCGCCTTCGATTCCGAGACCACGTCGGGATAGCGATAGCGCTGGAGCACCGACGCGGGCGCCAGCAGCGCGGCCTTGCCGGGATAATCCTCGATCAGGGTCGTCAGGTCGTTCTTCTCGCGGAAGTAGAAGCCGCCGATCTGCCACTTGAGCGGGCCGCCCGCCTTGGAGGTGAGGCGCAGTTCGTGGTTCCACGTCTCCGGCTTCTCGACCTGGTTGAACGACAGGTTCTGGCGGGGGCCGCCATAGACCGTGCCGTAATTGGCGAGGCGCTTGAAATCGACCGAGCGGAAGCCGCCGAGATAGGTGATGTTGGCGATGCCGAGATCATAATCCACGTTCCAGCGGATCGCGGTCGTCTCGAGGTGGAGGAAGCCGCCCTGCGTCAGCGAGAAGGTCTTGCCGTCGCCAGGGATGGCCGGCTTGTTCTCGAAATCGGTCGTGCCGTTCGCGCCGTTGCGCCAGGCGATCGCCTGCGGCACCGGGCCGACGCCGTTCTGGAAGGTATATTCGCCGCTGAGCGTGACCGAGAAGCGGTCGGTCGGCTTGAACAGCGCGGTCAGGCGGGCCGCCTTGCTATGCTCGTCGTCGCCGTCGCGCGCCGGATAATTCTCGCGATAGCCGCTATGGTCGCGCGTCTGGAAGGCGGCGCGGATCGCCAGCGTATCGGTGACGGGCAGGTTGACCATGCCCTTGGTGATGAAGGCATCGTAATTGCCGGCTTCGGCCGAGACCGAGGCGGCGAAATGATCGAGCATCGGCTTGCCGGTGACGATATTCACCGCGCCGCCGGTGGCGTTGCGGCCGAGCAGCGTGCCCTGCGGGCCGCGCAGCACTTCGATCCGGTCGATATCGAAGATCGCCGCGTTCAGGCCGACGGCGCGCTGCGAATAGGTGCCGTCGATGCTGAGCGCGACGGCGGGATCGCCGATTTCCGACGTGTCGCGGCTGGAGACGCCGCGGATCGAGAGGATCGCCTGGGTGTGCTGGGCCTGGAAGCTGAAGCTGGGCGCGATGCGGGCGAGATCCTCGACCGAGCCGACATTGTTGCGCTTGATCGCCTCGGGATCGATCACGCTGATCGCGATCGGCGTCCGCTGGAGGACGGAGGGGCGCTTCTCGGCGGTGACGACGATGTCGCCGAGACCTTCGGCCGCCGGCTGCGCCGTGGTGGTCTGGGCGTAGACGGGCGTCAGTGCGACGAGGCTTGTCGCGACCGGCAAGGCGGCGCGCGCGATCCGAAGTAGAGCATTCATATCCAGTCCCCTTATCCCCAAAAGCTCTTGAAACTCCCCCGGCCTGCCGGACCCGACCGGCGAAACCCTAGCCATCGGAACGGTCTTCGGGACGTCGCCCTGCCCGGCGGGCAGCCCATGCCGCCCGCCCCGGACAGGCGCCACCGCGCCGTTCCTTTTGGTTCACCCTGCTTTCAGCCGTTGTGCGGCCAGACGTTTCGACCTCTCGTCGGGGCCTTGTTTCGTCGGAATGCACAGTAGGCTGACGATTTTGAAACTGTCCAGTGTGCTGACGAATATTTAATCAGCATACGTCTCTTTTTTGCAACAATCCTGTGATCCGCTTCCGTTGG carries:
- the argE gene encoding acetylornithine deacetylase, whose amino-acid sequence is MTSIDILERLIAFPTVSGTPNAELIDHVEGLLRAAGASVTRITGPLPGSWNLWATLGPADRPGIVLSGHSDVVPVAGQPWTMPPFALTRQGDRLFGRGTADMKGFVACAIAAFLRASERAADLRAPLHLALSCEEEVGCVGVRSLLDELERLPVRPLFCLVGEPTSMRLATGHKGKLAARVTCAGRAAHSALPHLGLNAIHLAADFVTAARAEQERLARDGRRDDAFEVPFSTLHVGTIRGGTALNIVPDSCALDIELRTVPGEDGEAVMARLRDAADAIVAHHAADFPEAAILIEPLNAYPGLDSPDGPWLRFLASLTGANDRIKLAFGTEGGLFDDKLGRPVMICGPGSMDQGHKPDEYVTVDQLARCDAMLGALVDWLCRAGDLTPD
- a CDS encoding 2-hydroxyacid dehydrogenase, with amino-acid sequence MRDILAFYSAVDPFAPWAEALAPLLPDVEISPADAVTDPERVRTALVWKPPPGFFARFPNLALVVNLGAGVDRLVAREDIGDVPITRLSDPEMGRMMANFVLFAVLRHARDIPHFEIAQRQAEWTYRHPRPARDITVAILGLGELGALAAAEVARLGFTVHGWSRSPKRIEGVTTHHGRDTLDTVLAGADILVSLLPLTVETRGLLDADRFAAMKPGAAFVNVSRGQVVDENALIAALFSGRIGSATLDVFAAEPLARDSPLWAMPGVLVTPHLASVALPETAAVQIAENVRRVSAGLPAIGTVSRSRGY
- a CDS encoding class II aldolase/adducin family protein, translating into MSAAMGEGERAARIDLAAAYRIAALEGLDDGLFNHFSCAVPGEPGHFLLKPFGPLFEEVTADSLIKVDLAGRIVAGEGHWEPTAFEIHSRIHRAVPRAHCVMHSHMPYATAQSALEDMRLLPVNQSAMRFIERTAYLTRYGGLVLDGGEADAVAQALADKDLLLMANHGVMAIGPTVADCLYDLHYFEVAARDQWLARNAGGPLRLIDAATVRLAAEQMVEERRYAARPHLVAMKRRLDRLNPGYVG
- a CDS encoding glycoside hydrolase family 3 C-terminal domain-containing protein, coding for MTSSFESADLVALVADLTIDEKVDLLTGHRMWRTHAVERLGIPAVVMTDGTYGVRYSIPQIDGDEEAGQDFEGFLSVVNRKAQEVETAWGVMKPATCFPNGSALGCSWDVELTEAMGRALGIECRAMGVNILLGPGINIRRTPLGGRTYEYYSEDPVVSGDIAAALILGLQGQGVGASLKHFACNNCEIERTSMNSVVDMRALREIYLRGFERAITRSDPWTVMSSYNRLNGVQAAENGWLLDDVLRGEWGFAGLVMSDWHGIKDRAAALIAGNDLDMPESETRLADLRAAVETGAVSMAIVDRACLRVLELVRRCKQGEALPALPLDPAAHHALARRIAGESMVLLKNEGALLPIAATARRIVVIGAGAVEAVIQGSGCATTTPTQVDIPLDEIRALAGEGVTVEHFAGTTEDAAERDALIAEAVAGAAGADVVILFANTEVGWDGEGSDRTTLALAPGHDDLIAAVAAANPATVVVLASPDAVVMPWIDAVPAVIETFLSGQAMGGGLADILFGKVNPSGKLTSSFPLSIRDIPGYLTYPGENGDHVYSEGLHVGYRSYDSRAMPVLFPFGHGLSYTRFRYDNLSLDRAMIRDGETLTVAFDITNAGDVAGQEIAQIYVRYGKPRLHRPVHELKGFAKVAIAPGETRRVEIAIPADDLRYYDPVRQAWILDQDDVVIEVGASSRDIRLEAPLETRSAVARYRLIAWDTQPAIVLDTPAARDGFNAFLRDRLGIGEAEAGQMLEHCRSSFFGILTTLDRRLRQRITRAEAQPTIDAINARILADETVAP
- a CDS encoding ABC transporter ATP-binding protein encodes the protein MMNPVNRATTGGISIRNLSKAYGATMVLKDTSLEIEPGEFTVLLGPSGCGKSTLLSAIAGLETVDGGSIHMRGEDVTHVDAARRRIGMVFQSYALYPNMTVRGNLSFGLKVAKVSRNEIAWRVDRVAELLQITALLDRKPAALSGGQRQRVAIGRALVREADICLFDEPLSNLDAKLRTEMRMELKKIHRTLGTTMVYVTHDQVEALTLATRVAVLRGGVVEQYADPRTLYEKPETMFVAGFVGSPAMNFVRGRFVAEGQGALHTADGIRLSLAGYPFRKPPVAGDEIILGLRPEATEFAPASAFAAANPVEIALIEPMGADTLVWLKLGEQMISVRVPSDRAPSPGDRLAITFDAARASVFAADTGLRC
- a CDS encoding carbohydrate ABC transporter permease, producing MTPAMASRGGIGGRILLYAALIVLALAFAAPLFVMVATSFKTMAEIRQGSIFSLPHQIDLSAWRDAWSHACTGAYCEGLKPGFVTSFQIVVPAVLGSVFLAAINGFALARWTVPHADKLAAVLLLGAFVPYQALLYPIVHTLGLFDLYGTIGGLVLIHILLGQPILTMIFRTFYAALPHEIVQAARIDGAGFYRIFFQLILPLSPSILVVAAIMQTTAIWNDYLFGLVLGGTGNTPVTVLLNNIVNTETGEARYNVNMAATLLAGLPPLAVYFLSGRYFVRGIAAGAVKG
- a CDS encoding carbohydrate ABC transporter permease — encoded protein: MRREGGYSAGPGLILVPAILLVLLTYYGSILWTIYISFTDSNLIPNYRLVGIGHYIRLWSMDRWHTSVANMLIFGSGYIVLTLLLGGTLAILLDRQARGESIFRTIYLYPLSMSFIVTGVVWQWLLNPSTGVQQFVRDLGWQSFTFDWIGRPDRAIYTLVFAGVWHASGYVMAILLAGLRGIDPEIWRAARIEGIPVWRVYASVVLPSMRATVATCVVLLVTHVVKAYDLVIAMTRGGPGTSTDLPAKFVVDAMFERGNVALGSAAAVMLLLIVAAALVPFYLYQRRQPK
- a CDS encoding ABC transporter substrate-binding protein, with the protein product MTSRRRAGAGFVTALALCLAGCGRKDDGRPVAEVIHSWTSGGESAAIHEIVAAYEKRGGRWTETAVTGIHAGRALAISRIAGGQPPTAMQWAMSRAVQDFGKQGVLEPLDARARREGWQGRYSPYIYRQMQANGHIVMEPLAIHGGNWLFISRQALDAIDAKPPENWDEFFDIAARLRAKGFVPLAFSGEAWTQTLVFYNVMLGVGGKAFYRRVMDRHDASAVSSPTMRRVFDIFGRLRDEVDAGVSSRTWNAASGMVIAGKAAMQIGGDWTKAEFIAAGQQAGRDFACVPTPGTRGAYIIYGESLVFPLGRGDRGRAAREMLLDVLNDPALIQRFSAKKGGVPARLDVQPIHADACTRFAAETLADPDSPVPNGLLAWDSDTEGELRDIIAQYWVRSLSTDAAIRSMAKVIHDAA